The genomic DNA CTCGCCTGCCTGTCGAAGCAGAAACATATTGCGCCAGCAGTTGGTCAGTTCGCGCAGGAAAAATCCGAGATCAAGCCCTTGATCAAGCACCTGCCTGAGCACCTGCCCCACAGCAACCAGATTGCGGGAATGCATGGCCTCCATAAGCTGAAAGAACACATCCTGTCCGGCAAGTCCGAGGAAGGAGCGGACCCCTTCTTCGCGCAACACGTCCTCACCCATGGCAAGGGCCTGTCCGAGCAGAGACATGGAATCGCGCACGCTTCCGGCACCGCGTTTGGCGATAATCTCCAGTGCGCCGGGTTCGAACTGCAACTCCTCAAGAGTCATGATTTTTTCAAGATGCGCGACAAGTTCCGCCTGCGACAACATCTTGTACGTATAATGCTGGCAACGGCTGATAATGGTGGCCGGGAATTTGTGCGGCTCGGTAGTCGCCATGATGAATGTCGCACGCGGCGGCGGCTCCTCAAGAGTCTTGAGAAGCGCATTGAACGCCTGCGTGGTCAGCATGTGTGCTTCATCAATGATGAAGACCTTGTACCGGCACTCAACCGGTGCATAGCCGATGTCTTCCTTGAGACGTCGGGCATCATCCACACCGTTGTTGGATGCACCATCGATCTCGATGACGTCAACGGCCACACCTGCGGTTATCTGCTTGCAATTGGAGCATTCATTACACGGCTCGGCCGTAGGTGCATTGACGCAGTTGAGCGCCTTGGCAAAAATACGGGCTATGGTCGTCTTGCCGACACCGCGGGTGCCGGAAAAAAGATACGCCGGAGCAATTTTGTCAGATGCGGCAGCACGGGAAAGAATGGCCTTGATGGCCTGCTGTCCAGCTACGTCGGTGAATGTCTGCGGCCGATACTTGGCTGTAAGATTCGATGTGCTCATGGATATGCCTGATGATTGTGCGCGGCGAGTAAACCCCGTTGAAATAACAAAAGAAAAATAGGGAAACCCGACATTCCGCGCCGGATTTCCCTTTTCTTACCAGATGCTGTTCGGATTTTCTAGACTTTCTATTAAACCGAATAGCGATGGAGCCAGTGCTCGTAGTCTTCGTTTTCGCCCTTGACGATCTTGAAGTATTCGGTCTGGAGCAGCTTGGCGACAGGACCGGCCTTGCCGTCACCGATCTCACGACGGTCAATGGAACTGATGGGAGTCAATTCGGCTGCCGTACCGGTGAAAAAGACCTCATCGGCGACGTAGAGCATGTCACGGGTGATCGGCTCTTCACGCACTTCGTATCCGAGGTCGCCTGCCAAGGTGATGATGGAGTCACGAGTCAGGCCACCCAGCACGCCGTCGGCGTGGGGAGTGTAGATGACGTCATTCACGACCATGAAGATGTTCTCGCCGGAACCTTCGGAAACGTGACCTGTGGTATCGAGCAGAATGGCTTCGTCATAACCGTCGCCAACGGCTTCGGTCTTGGCGAGCACGGAGTTGACGTAGTTGCCGCATGCCTTGGACTTGGTCATCATGACATTGACATGGTGCCTGTTGAAGGTGCTGCACTTGACGGCAATGCCCTTTTCCAGAGCTTCTTCTCCAAGATATGCACCCCAAGGCCAGGTGGCGATGATGGTACGGATCGGGTTGTCACCGGGGTGTACACCCATGGCACCTTCGCCGATGAACACCAGCGGACGAACATACGCGCCGGCAAGTTTGTTCAGCTTCAAAGTCTCGACAGCGGCTTCAGTCAGTTCGGCAGCGGTATAAGGGACTTTGATACCCAGAATTTTGGCGGAATTGACCAGGCGCACCATATGTTCTTCAAGGCGAAACACCTCGGAAGAACCGTCAGCACACTCGTAGGCACGAATACCTTCGAATACACCGGCACCGTAATGAAGAGTGTGTGTCAGGACGTGGACATTCGCCTCGTCCCAGGGGACCTGTTTACCGTCAAACCAGATGGTTTCAGACTTCTGGACCATGTATGCTGCTCCTTGAAAAATTGGGCATGTTACCGCCATATATGTTGATAGAACATGGAAAGTAAAAAAAAGTGATCGCAAGGTCAAGTTAGACCGCAAAAAGGGGCAATTTCATTTTGACAGGGACATGGTCGCGAGAGTATGTAATTTAGCTTGCTTTAATAAATTTTGTAGGAGTTTCCACCATGTCTAATTTTGCTAGAGTCGATCGACTGCCTCCCTATGTTTTTGCTCAGGTGAATGAACTCAAGATGAAACTGCGCCACGCGGGCGCGGATATCATCGACCTGGGCATGGGCAACCCCGATGTGCCCACACCGAAGCCTATTCTCGACAAGCTGGCAGAAGCGGCGTACAAGCCCGGCAACTCCAAGTACTCGGCGTCCAAGGGAATCAAAGGACTTCGCAAGGCCATCTGCGACTGGTATTTCCGTCGCTACGACGTATCCCTTGATCGAAATCAGGAAGTCTGCGTCACCATGGGAGCCAAGGAAGGCCTCGCTCATCTCGGTCTGGCCATGCTCAGCCCCGGCGATGTCGTCCTCGCGCCGGACCCGGCCTACCCCATTCATCCGTATGCCTCAATCATTGCTGGCGCGGATGTCCGCCGTGTGCCCATCGGCCCCGGTCAGGATTTCTTCGAGAACCTTGAAACCGCGGTCAAGCACACATGGCCCAAGCCCAAGGTGCTGATCATCAACTTCCCCCACAACCCGACGACCCAATGCATTGAGCTGCCCTTCTTCCAGCGCATCGTCGACTTCGCCAAGGAACACGAGCTGTATGTCATCCATGACCTCGCATATGCAGATTTCGTATTCGACGGCTACACAGCCCCGAGCTTCATGCAGGCTGAAGGCGCAAAAGACGTCGGCGTGGAATTCTTCTCCATGACCAAAAGCTACTCCATGGCGGGCATGCGTGTCGGCTTCTGCGTCGGTAACCCTGAGATGGTTCAGGCCCTAACCCGCATCAAGAGCTACCTTGATTATGGTATATACCAGCCCATCCAGATTGCGGCTGCCTGTGCCCTCAACGGAGATCTCGACCCTGAGCCCAAATTCACTCAGGACGAAATGGACCAGCACGTCAAGGATATCATGGCTGTCTACGAAGACCGCCGTGACGCCCTGTGTGAAGGCCTGAACCGTATCGGCTGGGAAGTCACCCCGCCCAAGGCTACCATGTTCCTGTGGGCTCCGATTCCTGAAGAATTCAAGAAAATGGGATCAGTGGAATTCTCCAAAATGCTGCTCAAGGAAGCAGAGGTTGCGGTTTCTCCCGGCCTCGGGTTCGGCGAATACGGCGATGACCACGTCCGCTTCAGCTTCGTGGAAAACCGTCACCGTACCAATCAGGCTGTCCGCAACCTGCGTAAATTCTTCTCCAAGGGGTAAAAATGGACGTAATAAAACTCGGCCTCGGCGGTTTCGGGACTGTCGGCTCCGGCCTCGCAAAGATTCTCGACATGAATGCGGACCGCATCGCAAAGCGGCTCGACAGAAAGATCGAGATAAAATCAGCGCTTGTCCGCGACCTGAACAAGAAACGCGCATTCGATCTCGGACCGAATGCAACGCTTACAGACAACCCCGACGAGCTTGTCAACGACCCCGAGGTCGACATCATTGTCGAACTCATGGGCGGACTTGATACCGCAAGAGACCTCATCCTCAAGGCGTTTGCCGCCGGAAAGCATGTGGTCACCGCCAACAAGCACCTTCTGGCAGAACACGGCCTGGAACTTTTCCAGGCCGCCAGAGAAAACAACGTCGGCCTCATGTTTGAGGCCAGTTGTGCCGGGGGCATTCCCATTGTTCAGACTCTCAAGGAAAGTCTCGCAGGTGACAAAGTCAACAACATGCTCGGCATCATGAACGGGACGGCCAACTACATCCTGTCCGAAATGACGACCAAGGGCATGGACTTCAACACCGCTCTCGCCGACGCACAGGACCTCGGTTATGCCGAGGCGGACCCGACTTTCGATATTGAAGGTTTCGATACCGCACACAAGCTGTGCGTCCTTATCCGCATGGCCTATGGTGTCGACTATCCGCTGGAGGACATCCCTGTTCAGGGAATCACCGGCGTTACCCCGATGGACATCCAGTTCGCGCGCGAATTCGGTTACCGCATCAAGTTGCTCGCTCACGTCATGGACGTTGACGGTCAGCTTGAAGCCGGCGTCCACCCGGCATTGGTACCGTACACCTATCTGATCGCCCGTGTCGGCGGAAACTACAACGCTATCCGGCTCACAGGCAACGCTGTCGGCCCTGTCATGCTTCACGGACAGGGTGCGGGCGACCTGCCCACCGGCAGTGCCGTCCTCGCCGACATCATGCATCTGATCCGGCACATGAAGCAGGGAGTGACTCCGGACAATACCGGATTCGATGGGCTGGCCATTGAAAAGGCAAAAATACTGCCTCCGGAAGAATCCGAATCAAAATACTACTTCCGTTTCACCGTGGCCGATCGAACCGGCGTCATGGCGGCCATCACGAAATCCATGGCCACACACGGCGTTTCCATTGCACAGGCGGTCCAGAAAGGCGAAGCCGGTGCCGAAGGCGTCCCGCTCGTCATCATCACGCACGAGACCCGGGCAAAGGATGCAAATGCCATGATTGAAGAAGTGGACGCCATGGACTTCACAGTCGAGCCGTGCGTTAAATTCAGAATCCTCTAACCGGGAATCCGGGATGAAAACAGTATATCTCATAGCCGACGGAATGGGCGGCTGGCCGCTGGAAGAGCTTGGCGGCAAAACAACCATGGAAGCCGCAGTCACGCCAAACATGGACGAACTGGCAAAAACCGGCATCGTCGGCCGCGCACAGACCGTGCCGGAAGGCATGCCGCCCGGTTCGGATGTGGCAAACATGGCCCTGCTCGGCTTTGATCCGGCAACATACCACACCGGACGCGGCCCCATTGAGGCAGCGGCGCAGGGGCTTGAGCTTGACCCGGACGACCTTGTCTGGCGGCTCAATCTCGTCACGGTTTCCAAGCTGAATATTGACGGTTTCATGCGGGACTATTCCTCCGGGCACATCTCCACGGACGTCTCACGACCTGTGGTAGAAGCCTTGCAGGAAAGACTCGGTAACGACACCTATACCTTCATCCCCGGCATCCAGTACAGGCACCTGCTCGTCCAGAAAGGCGGTGCTTTGACTGATGACGCCAAGCTGAACGTCAACCCGCCCCACGACATAACGGACAAACCCATCAAACTCGATCTGCGTGTTTTTTCCCGCAGCCCGTTTCTGTGGGACCTGATTTTCGAAGCCAAGGAAATCCTTGAAGATCGTGACGTGAACATGAGTATCGCAAATTCCATCTGGCCATGGGGTCAGGGACGTCCGCTCAATCTTCCGAATTTCAAGGAAACATTCGGCCTCGACGGTGCGGTTATCTCCGCTGTCGATCTCATCAAAGGGCTTGGTTTCGCATCCGGCATGGAAGTCCTCGACGTGGAAGGAGCAACCGGCCTTCTCGAAACCAATTATGAAGGCAAAGTCGATGCCGCACTCAATTACCTCAAGGACAACGACTTCGTATTTGTCCACCTTGAAGGTCCGGACGAATGCGGGCATGGCGGCGACGCCAGCGAAAAGGTCGAAGCGATCAGCCGATTCGACTCCCGAGTCGTCGCTCCCATGCGTGAAGCGCTCAAGGATGAAGAGGTAAACTGGATCATCACCTGTGATCATTTTACCCCTATTGCCGAACGGACGCACACCATGGACGCAGTACCGTTTATCATCAACAAACCGGGGTGCGAGGCTTCCGGCGTATCTGAATTCTCCGAAAAAACCGCCGATTCAACAGGTTTGAAATTGGAAAACGGATTTGAACTGCTCTCCTTCGCACTCAACAACGCCGGTAAATAATCATGGTATCGAAAATCGAATTTCCACAAAACGACAGTTGGTATCACCATTTTGTCTCATACGGTGAAACTGACACCATGGGCGTTCTTTATTATGCGGAATATCTGCATCTTTTCGAACGCTCCCGCAGCCTGTTCATCCGTGAACGCGGCATGAGCTATGCCGAAGTGGAAAAGCGAGGCATCATTCTGCCGGTACGTGAAGCTGGTTGCCGCTATCGTTCCCCGGTCCGGTTCGACGATGAGATCTATATTCACGTCGGTATCAGCCAGTGGAAACGGGCATCCATGACATTCGCATACGAAGTCTGGGACAAGGATAAATCTGTTCTCCACGCCACAGGAATGACGGAGCATGCAGCCGTTGGCCCCAACGGTAAACCGACCCGCGTTCCCGATTGGCTGAAAGATCTTTTCGAATAAACACCATTTTTTCTCATCTTCAACATTCATAGAGCGTATCAATGTTCATTGACGTACATACTCACGCCTTTCATCCGAAAATCGCACACAAGGTCGTGGATCAACTGGAAAATCATTACTCCATATCCCCTGTCGGAAACGGACAGCTGGAAGATTTGACTGAACGTCTGGACCGAGCTGGTATCGACAAGGCCGTTGTCCTTGCTGCCGCCACTTCCGGCGATCAGGTTATTCCGGCAAACAACTGGGCTATTCACATCAAGGAAACATATCCTTCGCTCATTCCGTTCGGAACAATCCATCCGGATTTCGACCGACTGGAAAGTGAATTGGATCGCCTGCAAAAAAACAACATCACCGGCCTGAAATTTCATCCCGACTTTCAAGGATTTCGGATGGATGACCCTGCCCTGTATGAAATAATGGAAATGATGGCCGACCGATTCATCTGCCTCTTCCATGTCGGCGATACCCTTCCGCCCGAAGAAAATCCGTCCTGCCCGAAAAAACTGGCAAAATTGCACCGGGCATTCCCGAATACCCCTATCATAGCGGCGCACATGGGCGGCTACAGACAATGGGAATATTCTCTGGAGCACCTCGCGGACACAAACGTGTATGTCGATTCATCCAGCGTCATGGACTTTGTTGATGATTCGCTTTTGAAACAGCTTTTTGATTCTTTTGGCAGTGACCGGACTCTCTTCGGCAGCGATTATCCCTTGTACGATCCAGCTTCCGAAATCGATCGTCTGAAATCCCGTCTGCATCTTTCGGAAACTGCGTTGGAATCACTTCTCAACAACGCATCACATCTCTTATGCTCTTAATATCGTTTTGATAAATTCCTATGGAATAAACCGAAAAAACAGAGTATAGAAACTGCAATCGTGTGCAACTCCAACAAGAGGAACGAAATGCTGAGAAGAATCACATTGGCACTGTCATTCTGCCTCATCCTTGCTCTGGCAGCGTGCGGAACCAAGACCTATCAGGTCACCACGAAATCAGGTCAGACCTACACCGCGAATGGCTCACTGGATTATGACGTCAAGTCAGAAACCTACAAATTCAAAAACGAGAAAGGCAAAGAAATCATTCTCAATCAAAAAGACATCCAAGTCATTCAGGAAAGCGAATAAAATAAAAGCCCCGCCAAGCGGGGCTTTTGTTTTAATCAAATCAAATCCAGAATCGAGCCGAAATCCGGATCGAAAAGTCGTTTATACGTTCTGACAACAAATCCATCTGTCATCCCGGACAGATAATCACAAAGCATCCGCTTCCTCCGCTCTTGATCCATTTCCAAAAGAGCAGAATGGTAGTGTGCAGGCAAGAGCTGGAAATCAGCCGTATCCCCTTTGGCATATTCGGAATCCATCACCTCGAACAGTTGGCGGAGAATCCGGCCTCCCTTGAACTCGACCTGATGCACCTGTGGCGTATGAAAGACCAACGCCACTGCAAGTTTTTTCAAGAGATTGCAAAGCAGTCTGCTCTCTTCGACGACCTCTATGTCATAAAGGTAACGATTCGTTTTTTCGGCAAACGGATTGTCTCGCTTGACGAGCGATGTCGCATGGATGAACTCTCCAATTCGACGAGCGAGAAAGGAACTGAACGTATCATCCTGAATGGCCGAACACAGCGACTCAAGGAACTCAGTATCGCTCCCGGTAATCTCCTTGTCCTTTACATCAATCCAGTTACGAACCTTCTTTACTGTAATAAATCCGGCACGAATGCCATCATCGAGATCGTGAATGGAATAGGCAATGTCATCAGCCCAATCCATTATCCGGCACTCTACCGATTTGAAACCATTGAGTTCCTTTTCAGTTTCAAAACACTCAGAGAAGGCAACGTCCGGGCTGACGAAACGCAGAACTTCTTCCTGAAAATCATAAATGAAATGATTCTTTTTGGCCTCGGATGCACTGAACAAAATCTTGTATTTCAGCATGCCGTCCAAAAAGGCCCGGGTCGGATTCATCCCCGACCAAGTGGATCCCTTGCGATAGAACAGGTCAACCAGAATACGGAGATTTTGAGCATTCCCCTCAAATCCGCCGGCTTCAAGCATCATCTCGTTGAGCACACGTTCACCGGCATGTCCAAAGGACGGATGCCCGATATCATGAGCCAGACAGATGGATTCAACCAAATCCTGATCTATATGAAAACCATCGCCAAGCTCAGGTGCAGTCCGATTCAGGTGATTAACAATGGATCGTCCGATCTGTGAGACCTCAATGGAATGCGTCAGGCGCGTGCGGTAAAAATCAAATTCACCGGACAGGAAAACCTGCGTCTTTGATTGCAGCCTGCGAAAAGCCGGTGAGTAGATGATACGATCCCGGTCCACCTCAAACGGAGTGCGCCCTTTCTGATGCTTGGCCTGCCCCTGTCCGATGGACTCGAAGTCATATGCCGAATAAAAACAGTTTTTCACGGTTCCCCCTTGTTCATAGAAAGACGTACTGTGAACCGCAGCGAAAGAAAAGCCCCTTCCATCATGATTCGATGGAAGGGGCTTGTTTTATTCGTATTCAGATCGAATTATCCTAGATCCGGAGCCTTGCCTGCATTGGCCCGTGCTCCACTGCCCGAAGACAGCTTCCGCTCCAATGCATTGAAAAGGCGCGAGAACGAGAATGTCAGTGTCAGGTAGATGCAACCAGCTCCGACCAGGAACGGCACATAGGTGTAGTACTTCGCACCAAGGACCTTGGCGGAGTACATCAGCTCTGCAACGCCAATGGTGGAGATGAGCGAAGAATCCTTCAGCAGAACGACCAGTTCGTTTGCGAGAGGCGGAATCATTCGCCTCAACGCCTGAGGCAGAATCACATAGATCATGGACTGCGTATGACTCAACCCACTGCTGCGGGCCGCCTCCATCTGTCCCTTGTTAATGGACTGGATACCTGCACGAATAATCTCCGCATTGTATGCACCGCTATTGATACCAAGGGCGATAATACCGGTAATCAACGGATCAGGCGAAATGCCTTCACCGGTAATCATCATGTAAATTTGCGGAAATCCGAGGTAGAAAAAGAAAATCTGCAAAAGCATCGGAGTACCGCGAATAACCTGAATGTAGGCATCCGCAAAAATCCGAATATACAACCGACGACTGATGCGGCATGTTCCCGCAATAATTCCCAGAAACAGGCCGAGAGCGAGTGCGCCGAAAGTCACCTCAAGAGTGGCGGTCGCCCCCCTGAGCAGCATATCGTAATGTTTAAAGACGAGAGAAAAATCCACAACCCGCTCCTAAAAATGAAAATACCGGGAGAAGCACAGACTTCTCCCGGTGTTACTTATATTAGAGATTCCACTTCTTGACGATCTTGTCGTATGTGCCTTCTTTCTTGACTTCATCAAGTGCCTTGTTCAGGGCATTGAGGAAATCAGTGTTGGCCTTACGGGAAATGATTGCCAGTTCTTCAAATGCCAGCGGCTCGCCAGCACGCTTGAAAGTGCCTTTCTTGACGAATTCGTCAGCAACGGAAATATCGGCGACAACAGCGTCGGCAGCCTTGTTGTGAAGCATCATGAAAGCGATGTTGTAAGTCTCGGGCTTGACAACCTGAGCGCCCTCGATCTTGTCAGCCTGCTGTTCACCGGTGGTGCCGAGCTGCACTGCGATCTTCTTACCCTTGAGGTCCGCAGGGCCGGTGATATCGGAATCGGAACGGACAACGAGGACCTGACCACTGGAAAAATACGCATTGGAGAAGCTGACCTGCTTGGCACGATCAGGGGTAACGCTGAATCCGGACATGCCCATGTCAACCTGACCGCTCTGGACGGCAGTGACGATTGCGGAAAATTCCATGGTGACCCACTTGACCTTGAGGCCCATCTTTTCGGTCATGGCGTTCAGGAGATCGATATCAAAGCCGACACGTTCACCATTGTCGCCAATGGATTCGAACGGCGGATAGTCCGGGCTGTTGCCAACGGTGATAACGCCTTTTTCCTTGATTTTTTCAAGGGTGGTGCCTGCAAATGCAGAACCGACACAGAGACTCAGGAGCAATGCGAGAGCCGCAACTACGGTGAGATTGAACTTGTTGAACTTCATATCCTTTCTCCTTAAATTGAATGGGGTTACTTCAAGCTGTATTCAGCTTGAAACAAAATTTATACCTATAGGGTTAATCCGTGACCCCCGCCATGAGCGGTCCGATTTTACCTGGGGTTTCAGCATCTGATGTGGACAACAGGCCAAGTATCTGCCCCCTGTAGATGACGGCGATACGATCAGCCAATTGCAGCGCCTCATTGAGGTCGCCGGTCACCAGCAGGACTCCCGCCATTTCGCGAGCGGCGAGCAGTCGTTTCCAGACCTCTTCCGTCGCCGAGACATCAAGTCCCTGTGTCGGCTGTTCCGCAACGATAAACCGGGGTTCCCGGTACAGTTCCCGGGCAAGAACCGCTTTTTGCAGATTGCCGCCGGACAACTGCCACGCAAGTGCATGAATGCGGCCCGGACGGATATCGAATTTCTCGATCAGGTCAATGGTGTCCTTTTCGGCGCGCTTTTTGTCAAGCAGCAATCCCTTGGCAAACCCCTTGCGTGTTGTCAGCAAAAGATTGTCCACAAGATTCTGATTTCGTAGTGTAGCCAGTCCGAGCCGATCTTCAGGGATATAGCACATGGACCGATTCCACGTGGATTCTGCAAAAAACTTCCGCCACGGATGCCCCATGATAAAAACGGTGTCGAGCGGTGGTTTGGTCAAACCCGTCACAGCCTCGACCAAAGCTTTCTGTCCGTTTCCGGCAACGCCGACAACAGCAACGACTTCACCTTGACGTACCTCGAGATCGACACCATGCAGTCCCAGTCCGGTCAAATTCTTGACTTCAAGGACGGTGTCGCCGACCTCGGCAGGCTCACGATCGACCTCAAGCAAGACTTCCTTACCGACCATGCGGGACGCCAGATCAGCCTTGGATTCGATGGCAGCAGGATCAAGTTCTCCCTCGATTCTGCCCCGGCGCAGGATGGCAATCTCGTCAGCAAAAGCAATCACTTCCTCAAGCTTATGACTGATGAAAATGATCGATTTACCCTGTTCAGTCATACGCCAAAGCGCTTCGAACAGCTTGTTGGTCTCTTCGGGAGTCAGCACTGCCGTCGGTTCGTCAAAAATGAGAATTCGACTTTCCCGGTACAGCAGCTTGAGAATTTCAACGACCTGCCGTTCGCCCATGGACAAATCACAGACATAGGCACCGGGATCAATCTCAAGACCGTAGGCGTCGGCGAGTTCACCAACCCGCTTTTGCATCTCACGAGGAGAAACGAAAAATTTTCCTTCCTGACCAAGCAGGACATTCTCGGCAACAGTCATCGAATCAACAAGCATGAAATGCTGATACACCATGC from uncultured Pseudodesulfovibrio sp. includes the following:
- the dgt gene encoding dGTP triphosphohydrolase, with the translated sequence MKNCFYSAYDFESIGQGQAKHQKGRTPFEVDRDRIIYSPAFRRLQSKTQVFLSGEFDFYRTRLTHSIEVSQIGRSIVNHLNRTAPELGDGFHIDQDLVESICLAHDIGHPSFGHAGERVLNEMMLEAGGFEGNAQNLRILVDLFYRKGSTWSGMNPTRAFLDGMLKYKILFSASEAKKNHFIYDFQEEVLRFVSPDVAFSECFETEKELNGFKSVECRIMDWADDIAYSIHDLDDGIRAGFITVKKVRNWIDVKDKEITGSDTEFLESLCSAIQDDTFSSFLARRIGEFIHATSLVKRDNPFAEKTNRYLYDIEVVEESRLLCNLLKKLAVALVFHTPQVHQVEFKGGRILRQLFEVMDSEYAKGDTADFQLLPAHYHSALLEMDQERRKRMLCDYLSGMTDGFVVRTYKRLFDPDFGSILDLI
- a CDS encoding amidohydrolase family protein, encoding MFIDVHTHAFHPKIAHKVVDQLENHYSISPVGNGQLEDLTERLDRAGIDKAVVLAAATSGDQVIPANNWAIHIKETYPSLIPFGTIHPDFDRLESELDRLQKNNITGLKFHPDFQGFRMDDPALYEIMEMMADRFICLFHVGDTLPPEENPSCPKKLAKLHRAFPNTPIIAAHMGGYRQWEYSLEHLADTNVYVDSSSVMDFVDDSLLKQLFDSFGSDRTLFGSDYPLYDPASEIDRLKSRLHLSETALESLLNNASHLLCS
- a CDS encoding cofactor-independent phosphoglycerate mutase; the encoded protein is MKTVYLIADGMGGWPLEELGGKTTMEAAVTPNMDELAKTGIVGRAQTVPEGMPPGSDVANMALLGFDPATYHTGRGPIEAAAQGLELDPDDLVWRLNLVTVSKLNIDGFMRDYSSGHISTDVSRPVVEALQERLGNDTYTFIPGIQYRHLLVQKGGALTDDAKLNVNPPHDITDKPIKLDLRVFSRSPFLWDLIFEAKEILEDRDVNMSIANSIWPWGQGRPLNLPNFKETFGLDGAVISAVDLIKGLGFASGMEVLDVEGATGLLETNYEGKVDAALNYLKDNDFVFVHLEGPDECGHGGDASEKVEAISRFDSRVVAPMREALKDEEVNWIITCDHFTPIAERTHTMDAVPFIINKPGCEASGVSEFSEKTADSTGLKLENGFELLSFALNNAGK
- a CDS encoding branched-chain amino acid transaminase → MVQKSETIWFDGKQVPWDEANVHVLTHTLHYGAGVFEGIRAYECADGSSEVFRLEEHMVRLVNSAKILGIKVPYTAAELTEAAVETLKLNKLAGAYVRPLVFIGEGAMGVHPGDNPIRTIIATWPWGAYLGEEALEKGIAVKCSTFNRHHVNVMMTKSKACGNYVNSVLAKTEAVGDGYDEAILLDTTGHVSEGSGENIFMVVNDVIYTPHADGVLGGLTRDSIITLAGDLGYEVREEPITRDMLYVADEVFFTGTAAELTPISSIDRREIGDGKAGPVAKLLQTEYFKIVKGENEDYEHWLHRYSV
- a CDS encoding ABC transporter ATP-binding protein, encoding MSELKFARPAGVRSLPEGVQPVVSLKGLTKRFGKVVANDSITLDVYPGRIKALLGENGAGKSTMMSMLAGRYQPDDGHIEVDGKPVKFASSKDAIEAGIGMVYQHFMLVDSMTVAENVLLGQEGKFFVSPREMQKRVGELADAYGLEIDPGAYVCDLSMGERQVVEILKLLYRESRILIFDEPTAVLTPEETNKLFEALWRMTEQGKSIIFISHKLEEVIAFADEIAILRRGRIEGELDPAAIESKADLASRMVGKEVLLEVDREPAEVGDTVLEVKNLTGLGLHGVDLEVRQGEVVAVVGVAGNGQKALVEAVTGLTKPPLDTVFIMGHPWRKFFAESTWNRSMCYIPEDRLGLATLRNQNLVDNLLLTTRKGFAKGLLLDKKRAEKDTIDLIEKFDIRPGRIHALAWQLSGGNLQKAVLARELYREPRFIVAEQPTQGLDVSATEEVWKRLLAAREMAGVLLVTGDLNEALQLADRIAVIYRGQILGLLSTSDAETPGKIGPLMAGVTD
- a CDS encoding basic amino acid ABC transporter substrate-binding protein gives rise to the protein MKFNKFNLTVVAALALLLSLCVGSAFAGTTLEKIKEKGVITVGNSPDYPPFESIGDNGERVGFDIDLLNAMTEKMGLKVKWVTMEFSAIVTAVQSGQVDMGMSGFSVTPDRAKQVSFSNAYFSSGQVLVVRSDSDITGPADLKGKKIAVQLGTTGEQQADKIEGAQVVKPETYNIAFMMLHNKAADAVVADISVADEFVKKGTFKRAGEPLAFEELAIISRKANTDFLNALNKALDEVKKEGTYDKIVKKWNL
- a CDS encoding aminotransferase class I/II-fold pyridoxal phosphate-dependent enzyme encodes the protein MSNFARVDRLPPYVFAQVNELKMKLRHAGADIIDLGMGNPDVPTPKPILDKLAEAAYKPGNSKYSASKGIKGLRKAICDWYFRRYDVSLDRNQEVCVTMGAKEGLAHLGLAMLSPGDVVLAPDPAYPIHPYASIIAGADVRRVPIGPGQDFFENLETAVKHTWPKPKVLIINFPHNPTTQCIELPFFQRIVDFAKEHELYVIHDLAYADFVFDGYTAPSFMQAEGAKDVGVEFFSMTKSYSMAGMRVGFCVGNPEMVQALTRIKSYLDYGIYQPIQIAAACALNGDLDPEPKFTQDEMDQHVKDIMAVYEDRRDALCEGLNRIGWEVTPPKATMFLWAPIPEEFKKMGSVEFSKMLLKEAEVAVSPGLGFGEYGDDHVRFSFVENRHRTNQAVRNLRKFFSKG
- a CDS encoding homoserine dehydrogenase, whose translation is MDVIKLGLGGFGTVGSGLAKILDMNADRIAKRLDRKIEIKSALVRDLNKKRAFDLGPNATLTDNPDELVNDPEVDIIVELMGGLDTARDLILKAFAAGKHVVTANKHLLAEHGLELFQAARENNVGLMFEASCAGGIPIVQTLKESLAGDKVNNMLGIMNGTANYILSEMTTKGMDFNTALADAQDLGYAEADPTFDIEGFDTAHKLCVLIRMAYGVDYPLEDIPVQGITGVTPMDIQFAREFGYRIKLLAHVMDVDGQLEAGVHPALVPYTYLIARVGGNYNAIRLTGNAVGPVMLHGQGAGDLPTGSAVLADIMHLIRHMKQGVTPDNTGFDGLAIEKAKILPPEESESKYYFRFTVADRTGVMAAITKSMATHGVSIAQAVQKGEAGAEGVPLVIITHETRAKDANAMIEEVDAMDFTVEPCVKFRIL
- a CDS encoding amino acid ABC transporter permease, with protein sequence MDFSLVFKHYDMLLRGATATLEVTFGALALGLFLGIIAGTCRISRRLYIRIFADAYIQVIRGTPMLLQIFFFYLGFPQIYMMITGEGISPDPLITGIIALGINSGAYNAEIIRAGIQSINKGQMEAARSSGLSHTQSMIYVILPQALRRMIPPLANELVVLLKDSSLISTIGVAELMYSAKVLGAKYYTYVPFLVGAGCIYLTLTFSFSRLFNALERKLSSGSGARANAGKAPDLG
- a CDS encoding YgdI/YgdR family lipoprotein, whose translation is MLRRITLALSFCLILALAACGTKTYQVTTKSGQTYTANGSLDYDVKSETYKFKNEKGKEIILNQKDIQVIQESE
- a CDS encoding thioesterase family protein, which encodes MVSKIEFPQNDSWYHHFVSYGETDTMGVLYYAEYLHLFERSRSLFIRERGMSYAEVEKRGIILPVREAGCRYRSPVRFDDEIYIHVGISQWKRASMTFAYEVWDKDKSVLHATGMTEHAAVGPNGKPTRVPDWLKDLFE